The Bubalus kerabau isolate K-KA32 ecotype Philippines breed swamp buffalo chromosome X, PCC_UOA_SB_1v2, whole genome shotgun sequence genome has a segment encoding these proteins:
- the LOC129638777 gene encoding germ cell-less protein-like 1 produces MGAVESWMPSNRVGHAPEEPGAPEGEEEAEEVAGAVIEEGEERENARPTTSQGRHKRKTGPEGQLTKAPHRKRAKDRFESIYKTLFLRGEGSDVQIRALGEEWNLHKVYLCQSGYFASMFSGAWRETTMDTVELQMPDENIDCEALHEALGSLYRNSVLIPPGRVVPMLATASMLQLDKLIQQCGEVMKETVSDQTVCSYYCSAESYGLQNIRAMCLQWLLDNLMTQHSEELLREISLDLMKEVIASSELIVMEVEMDVYTTLKKWMFLQLQPTWRGPRRDLLPDADSWFARSRQESEGTAFLETEQGRAFVPAFQQLRLAYIICDLPSARIIDQDALIPATWLAPVYKEQWLALLRAEQTRDLGPVDVFVSDLQRTSMRCGGRLLRDAQHTWRWAGFNFGWDLVVCYANRRIIFKHSALKKSCGLGVSLLWQRKVAFCLRLASLDRAGRAIFQKETEFQVLSLGKDEELEVVNLENEDVVFPIYVTCNFLYLPREGRFPQ; encoded by the coding sequence ATGGGAGCAGTAGAGAGTTGGATGCCCTCGAACAGAGTGGGGCATgccccagaggagccaggtgctcctgagggggaggaggaggccgaAGAGGTAGCAGGGGCAGTgatagaggaaggggaggagagggaaaatgcCAGACCCACCACTAGTCAAGGGCGCCACAAGCGGAAGACAGGCCCAGAAGGGCAGCTCACAAAAGCGCCCCACCGGAAGCGAGCAAAAGACAGATTCGAGTCCATTTATAAGACACTTTttctgagaggagaagggagtgatgtTCAGATCCGTGCCCTGGGGGAGGAGTGGAACTTGCACAAGGTCTACTTGTGCCAGTCAggatactttgctagcatgttcaGTGGTGCGTGGCGTGAGACAACCATGGATACTGTAGAGTTGCAGATGCCTGACGAGAACATTGATTGTGAGGCACTGCACGAGGCTTTAGGTTCCCTGTACCGAAACTCTGTGCTCATCCCACCCGGTCGAGTGGTCCCCATGCTGGCCACAGCCAGCATGCTGCAGCTGGACAAGCTGATTCAGCAGTGCGGGGAGGTAATGAAGGAGACGGTCAGTGATCAGACCGTGTGCAGCTACTACTGCTCTGCTGAGAGCTACGGACTCCAGAACATCAGGGCCATGTGTCTTCAGTGGCTGCTGGACAATCTAATGACCCAGCATAGTGAGGAGTTATTGAGAGAAATTAGCCTGGATCTCATGAAAGAGGTCATTGCCTCTTCAGAGCTCATCGTGATGGAGGTAGAGATGGATGTGTACACGACGCTGAAAAAGTGGATGTTCCTGCAGCTGCAGCCGACATGGAGAGGCCCCCGCAGAGACCTACTGCCTGACGCCGACTCGTGGTTTGCCAGGTCCAGGCAGGAGTCAGAGGGCACCGCTTTCCTGGAGACCGAGCAGGGCAGAGCCTTCGTGCCAGCGTTCCAGCAGCTGCGGCTTGCCTACATAATCTGCGACCTGCCGTCAGCACGCATCATCGACCAGGATGCACTGATCCCTGCCACGTGGCTGGCCCCAGTGTACAAAGAGCAGTGGCTTGCCCTCCTCCGGGCTGAGCAGACCAGAGACCTCGGGCCCGTGGATGTCTTCGTGTCCGACCTCCAGAGGACCAGCATGCGGTGCGGGGGCCGGCTCCTCAGGGATGCGCAGCACACCTGGCGGTGGGCAGGCTTCAACTTCGGCTGGGACTTGGTGGTGTGCTATGCCAACCGGCGCATCATTTTCAAGCACAGCGCACTGAAGAAATCTTGCGGTCTCGGGGTCAGCTTACTCTGGCAGAGAAAGGTCGCGTTCTGCTTGCGCCTGGCCTCCTTGGACAGGGCTGGAAGAGCCATTTTCCAGAAGGAGACAGAATTCCAAGTGCTTTCCCTGGGAAAGGATGAAGAGCTAGAGGTGGTGAATCTGGAGAACGAAGATGTGGTTTTCCCCATATATGTGACCTGTAATTTCCTGTACCTCCCCAGAGAGGGGCGTTTTCCTCAGTGA
- the LOC129640106 gene encoding germ cell-less protein-like 1 — protein MGAVESRMPSNRVGHAPEEPGAPEGEEEAEEVAGAVIEEGEERENARPTTSQGRHKRKTGPEGQLIKAPHRKRAKDRFESIYKTLFLRGEGSDVQIRALGEEWNLHKVYLCQSGYFASMFSGAWRETTMDTVELQMPDENIDCEALHEALGSLYRNSVLIPPGRVVPMLATASMLQLDKLIQQCGEVMKETVSDQTVCSYYCSAESYGLQNIRAMCLQWLLDNLMTQHSEELLREISLDLMKEVIASSELIVMEVEMDVYTTLKKWMFLQLQPTWRGPRRDLLPDADSWFARSRQESEGTAFLETEQGRAFVPAFQQLRLAYIICDLPSARIIDQDALIPATWLAPVYKEQWLALLRAEQTRDLGPVDVFVSDLQRTSMRCGGRLLRDAQHTWRWAGFNFGWDLVVCYANRRIIFKHSALKKSCGLGVSLLWQRKVAFCLRLASLDRAGRAIFQKETEFQVLSLGKDEELEVVNLENEDVVFPIYVTCNFLYLPREGRFPQ, from the coding sequence ATGGGAGCAGTAGAGAGTCGGATGCCCTCGAACAGAGTGGGGCATgccccagaggagccaggtgctcctgagggggaggaggaggccgaAGAGGTAGCAGGGGCAGTgatagaggaaggggaggagagggaaaatgcCAGACCCACCACTAGTCAAGGGCGCCACAAGCGGAAGACAGGCCCAGAAGGGCAGCTCATAAAAGCGCCCCACAGGAAGAGAGCAAAAGACAGATTCGAGTCCATTTATAAGACACTTTttctgagaggagaagggagtgatgtTCAGATCCGTGCCCTGGGGGAGGAGTGGAACTTGCACAAGGTCTACTTGTGCCAGTCAggatactttgctagcatgttcaGTGGTGCGTGGCGTGAGACAACCATGGATACTGTAGAGTTGCAGATGCCTGACGAGAACATTGATTGTGAGGCACTGCACGAGGCTTTAGGTTCCCTGTACCGAAACTCTGTGCTCATCCCACCCGGTCGAGTGGTCCCCATGCTGGCCACAGCCAGCATGCTGCAGCTGGACAAGCTGATTCAGCAGTGCGGGGAGGTAATGAAGGAGACGGTCAGTGATCAGACCGTGTGCAGCTACTACTGCTCTGCTGAGAGCTACGGACTCCAGAACATCAGGGCCATGTGTCTTCAGTGGCTGCTGGACAATCTAATGACCCAGCATAGTGAGGAGTTATTGAGAGAAATTAGCCTGGATCTCATGAAAGAGGTCATTGCCTCTTCAGAGCTCATCGTGATGGAGGTAGAGATGGATGTGTACACGACGCTGAAAAAGTGGATGTTCCTGCAGCTGCAGCCGACATGGAGAGGCCCCCGCAGAGACCTACTGCCTGACGCCGACTCGTGGTTTGCCAGGTCCAGGCAGGAGTCAGAGGGCACCGCTTTCCTGGAGACCGAGCAGGGCAGAGCCTTCGTGCCAGCGTTCCAGCAGCTGCGGCTTGCCTACATAATCTGCGACCTGCCGTCAGCACGCATCATCGACCAGGATGCACTGATCCCTGCCACGTGGCTGGCCCCAGTGTACAAAGAGCAGTGGCTTGCCCTCCTCCGGGCTGAGCAGACCAGAGACCTCGGGCCCGTGGATGTCTTCGTGTCCGACCTCCAGAGGACCAGCATGCGGTGCGGGGGCCGGCTCCTCAGGGATGCGCAGCACACCTGGCGGTGGGCAGGCTTCAACTTCGGCTGGGACTTGGTGGTGTGCTATGCCAACCGGCGCATCATTTTCAAGCACAGCGCACTGAAGAAATCTTGCGGTCTCGGGGTCAGCTTACTCTGGCAGAGAAAGGTCGCGTTCTGCTTGCGCCTGGCCTCCTTGGACAGGGCTGGAAGAGCCATTTTCCAGAAGGAGACAGAATTCCAAGTGCTTTCCCTGGGAAAGGATGAAGAGCTAGAGGTGGTGAATCTGGAGAACGAAGATGTGGTTTTCCCCATATATGTGACCTGTAATTTCCTGTACCTCCCCAGAGAGGGGCGTTTTCCTCAGTGA